Proteins from one Ranitomeya variabilis isolate aRanVar5 chromosome 1, aRanVar5.hap1, whole genome shotgun sequence genomic window:
- the LOC143803268 gene encoding relaxin-3-like gives MALLLRGSVLFAALLMLVSALPGELRGKRSPATASEYGVKLCGREFIRAVIFACGGSRWKRLQQEDGMSPGYRSTDTLQDSANQELHQLKMQSLFGSHLEQLLKPNIPLKQQPLKNTFHSYDDYSYTPVDDFSEYIRQVDDTSELENSAGSDGFPWINTSRRRRELSIGVAGICCKWGCTKAEISTLC, from the exons ATGGCGCTTCTCCTCAGGGGCTCGGTGCTGTTCGCAGCGCTGCTGATGCTCGTGTCTGCGCTGCCCGGAGAGCTGAGAGGAAAGAGGAGTCCGGCTACAGCTTCCGAGTACGGGGTGAAGTTATGTGGCCGCGAGTTTATCAGGGCGGTCATCTTCGCCTGTGGAGGGTCCCGGTGGAAGCGGCTGCAGCAGGAGGATGGGATGAGCCCTGGGTACCGAAGTACAG ATACTTTACAGGACTCAGCAAACCAAGAACTACATCAGTTAAAGATGCAGTCACTTTTTGGATCTCACCTGGAACAGCTTCTAAAGCCAAATATACCATTAAAACAGCAGCCACTGAAGAATACTTTTCATTCCTATGATGATTACAGTTACACACCAGTAGACGATTTCAGTGAATATATAAGGCAGGTGGACGACACcagtgaattagaaaacagtgcagGTTCCGATGGCTTTCCGTGGATTAATACCTCCAGAAGGAGGAGGGAACTGTCTATAGGAGTGGCAGGCATTTGTTGCAAATGGGGCTGCACCAAAGCAGAGATCAGCACTCTTTGCTAA